One stretch of Manis pentadactyla isolate mManPen7 chromosome 10, mManPen7.hap1, whole genome shotgun sequence DNA includes these proteins:
- the LOC130679251 gene encoding collagen alpha-1(I) chain-like produces MMLRAGRQGRGAGTVGVGGARDAPSAARRSPGGWARVPTARHAGAREATPASRAAAGSTAGGSRAPGLPPPRARCSDRPARRAPRGGRTPLRTWGAPDTAPGCAGPARMPPIPGAWPWLPAPRPARGAAGGRSPASQRGLPGRSGPARRAPPGGLQLSGFPRGLSPGLLPPPPPQARSTWAGAAAARALPRSGDVRPLLDSINALEEASQCLTLLQPSLLLLTDTRVSRKEDERRGRSSGIWLFRSAGKQGVPGRTDHHLGLWSYDPDQQQRWQHNLITRHIWGVSRPRCQWGLWDEHVSPPQQLHH; encoded by the exons ATGATGCTCAGAGCTGGGCGCCAGGGGCGGGGCGCCGGgacggtgggggtgggtggggcgaGGGACGCGCCCTCCGCCGCCCGTCGGTCCCCCGGGGGCTGGGCTCGCGTTCCCACGGCCCGCCACGCAGGCGCGCGGGAAGCCACCCCCGCGTCACGGGCAGCTGCGGGGTCGACCGCGGGAGGCTCGCGTGCACCGGGGCTTCCGCCTCCCCGGGCGCGCTGCTCAGACCGGCCGGCCCGGCGAGCTCCCCGCGGTGGCAGAACCCCTCTGCGGACCTGGGGCGCGCCAGACACAGCCCCGGGGTGCGCGGGCCCCGCCAGGATGCCGCCTATCCCGGGTGCCTGGCCCTGGCTCCCAGCGCCTCGGCCCGCCCGAGGAGCAGCAGGTGGCAGGTCGCCGGCCTCACAGCGCGGCCTCCCCGGGCGCTCCGGGCCCGCGCGGCGGGCGCCCCCTGGCGGCCTCCAGCTGTCAGGCTTCCCTCGCGGTCTGTCCCCggggctgctgccgccgccgccaccgcagGCGCGGAGCACGTGGGCTGGGGCGGCGGCCGCGCGCGCCCTCCCCCGCAGCGGGGACGTCAGGCCTCTCTTAGACTCAATCAACG CTCTGGAAGAGGCGTCCCAGTGCCTCACCCTTCTCCAGCCCAGCCTCCTCCTGCTCACAGACACCAGAGTGTCCAGAAAAGAAGATGAG AGAAGAGGACGGTCCTCAGGGATCTGGCTCTTCCGCTCCGCCGGTAAACAAGGAGTCCCAGGGAGAACAGA CCACCACCTCGGACTTTGGAGCTACGACCCAGACCAACAGCAGCGGTGGCAGCACAACCTCATCACACGTCACATctggggtgtcagcaggccccgctGCCAGTGGGGACTTTGGGATGAGCATGtcagccccccacagcagctccaccactag